The following coding sequences lie in one Mycobacterium gordonae genomic window:
- a CDS encoding NuoB/complex I 20 kDa subunit family protein translates to MGLEEQLPGGILLSTVEKVAGYVRKNSLWPATFGLACCAIEMMATAGPRFDIARFGMERFSATPRQADLMIVAGRVSQKMAPVLRQIYDQMAEPKWVLAMGVCASSGGMFNNYAVVQGVDHVVPVDIYLPGCPPRPEMLLYAILKLHEKIQEMPLGVNREKAIAEAEEAAMAARPTIEMRGLLR, encoded by the coding sequence GTGGGACTGGAAGAACAGTTACCCGGCGGGATCCTGCTGTCCACGGTTGAGAAGGTTGCGGGTTACGTCCGCAAGAACTCACTGTGGCCGGCGACGTTCGGGTTGGCCTGCTGCGCCATCGAGATGATGGCGACGGCGGGGCCGAGGTTCGATATCGCCCGATTCGGCATGGAGCGGTTCTCCGCGACGCCGCGACAGGCGGACCTGATGATCGTCGCCGGTCGGGTCAGCCAGAAGATGGCCCCGGTGCTGCGGCAGATCTACGACCAGATGGCCGAGCCGAAATGGGTTCTGGCGATGGGCGTGTGCGCATCGTCCGGGGGAATGTTCAACAATTACGCGGTGGTCCAGGGCGTCGACCACGTGGTGCCGGTGGACATCTACCTGCCCGGCTGCCCGCCCCGGCCGGAGATGCTGTTGTACGCAATCCTCAAGCTGCACGAGAAGATTCAGGAGATGCCGCTGGGCGTCAACCGGGAGAAGGCGATCGCCGAGGCCGAAGAGGCGGCCATGGCGGCCCGCCCGACGATCGAGATGCGCGGACTGCTCCGATGA
- a CDS encoding NADH-quinone oxidoreductase subunit A, with the protein MNVYIPILVMAGIAAAFAIGSVFLASITGPTRYNRSKLEAYECGIEPTETGFSGPHATSGQRFPIKYYLTAMLFIVFDIEIVFLYPWAVSFDSLGTFALVEMVIFMLTVFVAYAYVWRRGGLTWD; encoded by the coding sequence GTGAACGTCTACATACCCATCTTGGTGATGGCGGGCATCGCCGCGGCCTTCGCCATCGGTTCGGTATTCCTGGCCAGCATCACCGGCCCGACCCGATACAACCGGTCGAAGCTCGAGGCCTACGAATGTGGGATCGAGCCCACCGAAACCGGGTTCAGCGGACCACATGCAACGAGCGGGCAGCGCTTCCCGATCAAGTATTACCTGACCGCAATGTTGTTCATCGTTTTCGATATTGAAATTGTGTTCCTCTATCCGTGGGCGGTTAGCTTCGATTCGCTGGGAACTTTCGCGCTCGTCGAGATGGTCATATTCATGCTCACGGTCTTCGTGGCCTACGCCTATGTGTGGCGCCGCGGCGGCCTGACGTGGGATTGA